The Primulina huaijiensis isolate GDHJ02 unplaced genomic scaffold, ASM1229523v2 scaffold38229, whole genome shotgun sequence DNA segment taatattttttttaattaaaaaaactcaaatttatCAAACAAGCCCCTCCCCAAACACCAGAAATGAAATCTTAACACACCCTTATCCTCAAGCCATTCACTTGAGAAATATAAAAACACGAGGATGTGAAGGCTACAAGAAGGTGGCTGTAACATAAGAAAGAAGCTGTTTAATTTGTAGGCGTTTATGCAACTAAGACGGGTTTCTTTTGCGAATGTAATGTTCTATTTTTCTCCACATCTTCTGGTACATCAACCCCATGGGAGTCATGGTCAACTTTTATCACCCGCAGATCGCGGAAAGTGACTAGTAATCCTCCGAATAATTTAAATTGTTGTGAgggaaattaagaaaatagaAGAGTAACAAGGGTAACAATTCTTGCCGGCACCTTCATTTTGTATCCATTTTCAAGGACCTTCGGCTGCTCAAGATCTTCTTCCAGTTGGAGCGGTGTTGGTGGCAGCTCGGCATAGACTTGAGATATTTAGAATCAAAGCTCAGCACAAACATcaatatcatagcatatattatGATCTGAGTCTTATATTGGATACATGAAGCAAGCGAAACATGTGCAATATAATGATGGCAGTTTGATACCTGAATCCCCAGACGAAGCAAATATGGAAATTGAGGTATAAGTCATCTGTCGCCACAACTACTCAAATGACGAAGCCCCGAATCACCCATCACAAAAACCAAATACTTAAGTTAGAAGTTCTCACGGTTGAGCTGACGGAATTGAGCCAAACACATCGATCCTTACGCACATGGTCCAATGTCGCAGCCAATTTTGCTCTTTCCCATGTTCTCTGCAAAAAGTAAAAGAAATCAAATGAGCAATGGCAAAATAATCGTAAACCCAATTGATCCGGAAACATAAGCAACCGAAATTGGCAACACAGTCCAAAAAGTACCTGGATCATAGGCTTGTCGAGGATTTGAACGAGGGGTTTGCCTCGAAAGCCAGAGGACACATATCGAGAAGGAATAATTCCGATGACTCCACTCCGGAACCTTACCGATTGGCGATACTATGCATGGGAACCAAGCGCGCCCGCCGGACAGTGAACCCAAGACTTAGTGTAGCTGGAGCTCGGCGATGAGTCGCAGATCGGCATTCGAAATTGTTGTTAGGAAAGATGAGCGACTTATGCCTTTGAATCGTCGATTGTGTAAAGATGCACATTTAGTAGTACTCTTTTTCGGgggaaaaaattatactttattctctttaaaaaattatttaaatattaattatataacaGAGGTCCGCGATTAATCATATTCGTTGCTAAACAATATTATatactagggttttcaaaaattGTATATACATTATACTGGGAAGATGGAAGTTGTTGATAGGTTCCGCTGGTTTGGTGTCAGCTGAAGTTCAATGGGTGAATTCTCTATtacatcaataataattaattatcatatgtATCAAATTTCACATTTCTATTACACCATTATTTGATTGTCATATGTATCAATTTCAACTAATTTTCTAACATCATCATAATTCATCTCAATAAAAACTCTATATGagacaatattaaaaaaatggtaaaagaaatgctgtaattttttttctatttcaaAAGGGTACGTAGGTGTCACTCATATGCTCGTGTgtatatgtattaattaatatatgctTGCATATATAGAAGAGAATAGAATGCGTAATCGTCGTGGAGTgtgttaatttaattaaaatggaaaaatattccctattttcttttcaaatacgTTCGAAAATTACTTggttaagaaaataaaataatttgtttcaaCTATTAAATATGACGAGCGCTAACTCCACAATAGAACGCCACTTNatatttaaagcacaatttataggggtagactattttaataatcaagacacagagaagaggaagaaatatactcaagctctgtatagtcttgaattacatgacatctgtttagtagatgaatacattatgttattcactaaatatagatggaattcaggaatTGAAGAAGATACagctatgcagcttttcttcgcaaaaatgcccagtccctggagagaaatgctcataagggaatatgtacctggaaatccagatacattggcacgaagagcttctttcctcaaaggaaaattggcggaatggtgTCATTTGgaagcattacaaaagaattacaaatgattaaggggtattaataaaagtactcctttgtgttgtaaagaaaatgatcttccaacaattattggaagtaaaccacaaaagcatagaaggaaaagtttcagaactcatccttatgctagaagtggaagaagttcttggaaaccaagaacagtatggtctagacaaaaagtcagatcttataaatctggacaaagaagcggaccatcaAGGAGTAGGATATCctcccaagcatcgagtacatctcggaggacaggaagaacacctacaaagaaaactttcagaagggcTAATAAACGAGCTAATGAGAGTTTTAAGgactgtaattgctggacatttggagcaagaggacatatctcgactaactgtccagaaaatgaaaaaagaggtattaaacgcttcgattcaactccggatattgaagagACAGTttttaccaagatcttattcaggtataccgatttgaggacattgcctcagatgaaagtatatatgaagaaaaagaagtcctaagtcaggaagaatctgatggaactgaatcagaatttgactgaaaacgaggtgttttgacacgaaacacatgaggatttgtctgggttctttagccagacaacaatatctcataacatggtccaaatgatcatgaaagaaaatcctagtctacagagatatcaatgattctctgcaggacaggtagaaaagttcttaggaaatcttggcctaagaaacagaaagcatcatctgatctataaagtttctagaagggaaatgacaatcccaatggaacttactggaaatagaatggagatgcagttaattccttctgaagaaattaaggaggaattacaaaaactcaagatcgaagtagcaaggactacTTTTAAAGAAggtatagattcacccattgatattgctatatgcgataaaagaatggggaaccttcaagattcagtgctgggaactatctcaggaaatctctgtgcaggcaagattgtaggagtaatcTATCCAATGATAGCCTACAActtggcagatcgagatttcagtcgagccttgacaNCGGCATAGACTTGAGATATTTAGAATCAAAGCTCAGCACAAACATcaatatcatagcatatattatGATCTGAGTCTTATATTGGATACATGAAGCAAGCGAAACATGTGCAATATAATGATGGCAGTTTGATACCTGAATCCCCAGACGAAGCAAATATGGAAATTGAGGTATAAGTCATCTGTCGCCACAACTACTCAAATGACGAAGCCCCGAATCACCCATCACAAAAACCAAATACTTAAGTTAGAAGTTCTCACGGTTGAGCTGACGGAATTGAGCCAAACACATCGATCCTTACGCACATGGTCCAATGTCGCAGCCAATTTTGCTCTTTCCCATGTTCTCTGCAAAAAGTAAAAGAAATCAAATGAGCAATGGCAAAATAATCGTAAACCCAATTGATCCGGAAACATAAGCAACCGAAATTGGCAACACAGTCCAAAAAGTACCTGGATCATAGGCTTGTCGAGGATTTGAACGAGGGGTTTGCCTCGAAAGCCAGAGGACACATATCGAGAAGGAATAATTCCGATGACTCCACTCCGGAACCTTACCGATTGGCGATACTATGCATGGGAACCAAGCGCGCCCGCCGGACAGTGAACCCAAGACTTAGTGTAGCTGGAGCTCGGCGATGAGTCGCAGATCGGCATTCGAAATTGTTGTTAGGAAAGATGAGCGACTTATGCCTTTGAATCGTCGATTGTGTAAAGATGCACATTTAGTAGTACTCTTTTTCGGgggaaaaaattatactttattctctttaaaaaattatttaaatattaattatataacaGAGGTCCGCGATTAATCATATTCGTTGCTAAACAATATTATatactagggttttcaaaaattGTATATACATTATACTGGGAAGATGGAAGTTGTTGATAGGTTCCGCTGGTTTGGTGTCAGCTGAAGTTCAATGGGTGAATTCTCTATtacatcaataataattaattatcatatgtATCAAATTTCACATTTCTATTACACCATTATTTGATTGTCATATGTATCAATTTCAACTAATTTTCTAACATCATCATAATTCATCTCAATAAAAACTCTATATGagacaatattaaaaaaatggtaaaagaaatgctgtaattttttttctatttcaaAAGGGTACGTAGGTGTCACTCATATGCTCGTGTgtatatgtattaattaatatatgctTGCATATATAGAAGAGAATAGAATGCGTAATCGTCGTGGAGTgtgttaatttaattaaaatggaaaaatattccctattttcttttcaaatacgTTCGAAAATTACTTggttaagaaaataaaataatttgtttcaaCTATTAAATATGACGAGCGCTAACTCCACAATAGAACGCCACTTTCACATTTTATGATTATGCGATCTGTAATAGATCACATAAGTCATAAAATCAAAAGAGCACAGAGCGCGTGTGTTTTTTTTACCCAAAGAATAGCATGACAATAATACACACCACTGAGTCCAACATACTATGTATGCCAGGACAAAACTTTCGCAATTTTTTACGCTACGCTTGACGCGACTTTTAAGAGCGAGATCCATAGTGACTGTTCCGACTGCTATTGTAACTTTGACGGTGTTTCCAATTTTGTTTCTTTGTCCGCGAGTTATTCAAATCACCATTTTTTTcactcttcttcttctttctcgACCCCGTCATAGAACCATTTTCTTCGTATCTGTCTACACCCTGGATACCAGATCCATTAACTTCCTTGGTAGAATTGTTATTCTTAGAGGACTTCCTTTTTTCCCTGGAAGATTTTATGTCCTGCTGGCCAGGAATTCCATTTCCACGGGGAAGTGGCTCTTCATCTTCATCATTTAACCTCCAGTTGCAATAAATCTCCTGCTGAATGTCAAAGAGTTGTTCCAATGGCTCTCCAGCACCAGGAAATAAGGTATTAAACGTTGCATTATCAGTCAACCCTCCTTTTCGTTCCAATAGTACGGTATCTGGTCGTATGAGGGCACCAAGAATGCTTTTCTTGGGTCCAAGGCGCAATATAGCCTTCTCGTTCGTCAGAGTAGAGTACGCCATGGAAAAAGCAGATCTGACCTGTAGAGGTTTAGAGATCAACAATGACGATAAAAGTTCCAAGGAAAAAAGGAAGTAGCCATAAACTACGGGAGCAACGGTCTTAACAATTCATAAATCCAAGAAAGAAGCCTGAAACCAGTTGGCATGTTCAAAGATTACAATAAGCATTGATCATCCGTTAACACTAAATTATGACAGGATAACTTGTTTTTCCATTCACGTGGGCAAGAGGTCGTCTTTTCAAAAACTAATGTACGGCGACACACTTCTGGCAATCATTTACAAGTGAACCATAATGCAAGTAATAAAGGAACAATTCAGTTTTTGAACCAAAATGAAGGAAGACAAGGAATAGAGGATCCTAAAAATTATTGCAAAAATTTTACCTGATAATAGTTAAAGGAGCTCTTCCCTACATCATTATCTGGAACCTGTTACAGAAAAATACGTGGaaaagtgataaaatggtgtatcATATTATTCCGGGAAAATGGCTAGCTTTCAGTTTTCCTTTCACTTCAGGGATTTGTTTGAAAGACACGTGGTGGAAGACCGGACTAAAATTCATTACATAACCTGGGGGTCTTCAATTGAGATAAGGGAAGGCCGGCCTTCAACTGAAAATCTGAATAGTAGGCAACACTATAAGAAATAAGAAATAAGAAATAAGAAATAagaaataagaaataaataattaacaccACCTAACATAATGCAAAAACTTCTAACCCTCTGCTACTTTTTGGAAAGAAGGTTGTGCTCACACCATTGCAAGAAATACCAACATCAACCGTGTTCAATTTGCGGCCATACAAGTCAAAAAAGTTCACCTATATTTCACCAAAAACCAGAAAGTCCGTGAAATTTTGTACATGACACCAGAAGCTCATGCACCTACCACATCTTTAGTATAGAGACTAAATGAAGCATGCTGCCATATCGCTACTAAAAAACATGGATTATTGACAACCCTTAAATTTAATACTTTAAGCTCATAAAAATTACAAGCACAAGGAACCACATAAAACACTGGAAATTGCTTCGCTATCTTTCACTAGCTCAAACAAATTAAGCTATTTACGACTTCCAAGGCGAAAACAAATCAATGGGAGGATGGACCCCATGTTCTTCAGCAGTTTATCTAACACATTTGCATTCCAAAAACTTCTCAAAAATTGAAGACAAAATGgcaaattaatgaaaaagaaattgaatttgGTACTTGACAAAGAGCAGGATCTGGTGAAGTCAACGATAATGGCATGAATGCTGTCAAAAGTACATAAATTAGAAGTTTGCGGATTAATAGATATCACTAAACAACAATATTGCTCCTGTGAAGTCAACATCATCAATGCATTATTCTAAAACTTAAATCATCCAATATGGTAGTGCTTCATCTTTACAATTAAGGATAAGCTAAGTGTTTGATAACAGCAAGTAATTTGGTACCCCTGAGAATATGCCACTTATAGGGAAATGATTCTCAATATTTACATAAATGGAAAGGTTTTAGCATAGCATCATAATACCAGTAAAACTCCCAGGTTATCATCGAGGGAAGCTTGATCATGCCGGTTCTGGTaggagaaaaaaattatattattaacaaaaatatcCAACAAATAGGAATTCTGTCAAAAAGTCAAGAACGAATATATATTGAATGTTTTTATATTTCACATATGAACTCCTCACTACAGTAATTTCTAGTACAAcggcataaaaatatttctacatTTGGCATTTTGAAAAGGAGAGTAAAACATCTAAGGGAGAAAAACAACATTGACCTAATAGCCCTGAAACGAGGAAAAACAATGCAATTACCCGCAACATTGCTACTAGCATGGAAAGGAGTGCATACGAGCCAATTCCACCAGTGTACACCTAGAGAAAGAATGGCAAGTTGTAGGAAATGTAAGATCTATTTGCAGGTCAACAAGAATAAAAAGTAAGAAATTTCACCTCATTTAGCTCTCTTTGCTGTAGGAAGACTTTCAATATAAGGCACAATGGTCGTAGCGGAGGCCATTTAGATACAGCATTCTGAATAATAAGAAAAATGCGAATAATTTGAATATTTCATCAAGGCAAACCAAAAAAAATCCAACaggaaaataaatatgaaataaatcaacAGCAAAAAAACCTTTATAAACTCAGCAGCTCTTGGTCCAGTATGTGCATCAAAACTGTTACCAAGAGATACAACGTCAATCCCACTCAAGGAAATAAGATCATAACAAAGAAGCTTCAAGAAGCAGTATTCTTCCAAGTACAATACATGTTCTTAGTTGTCACACAATGCAGTCACGAGTATGTGAATGCACCACACAGAAAGTATACAAATCAGAAAAGTATTAACAAATAACACATTCCCAAGACCCAGCAATTCTTTCTTCAGTTGAAAAAATACAAGAAACAAATGCACCAGCACATAATGAA contains these protein-coding regions:
- the LOC140968871 gene encoding uncharacterized protein, yielding MEGQSILYETLSPLVATSTAPIPTVDFKSYVVFRNLISLSSAQCASPESSTVDYFSLEVNELEESKESSVLTVPLPRTPAEASTSAPDRTLEGNWFSSKSQFKSPMLRLHREILDFCNFLSPTPEEQGYRNAAVESVFDVIKYIWPNAKAEVFGSFKTGLYLPSSDIDVVILGSDVSSPQTGLYALSRALSQSGIAKKIQVIAKARVPIIKFVEKKSGVAFDISFDAHTGPRAAEFIKNAVSKWPPLRPLCLILKVFLQQRELNEVYTGGIGSYALLSMLVAMLRNRHDQASLDDNLGVLLVNFFDLYGRKLNTVDVGISCNGVSTTFFPKSSRGFSVEGRPSLISIEDPQVPDNDVGKSSFNYYQVRSAFSMAYSTLTNEKAILRLGPKKSILGALIRPDTVLLERKGGLTDNATFNTLFPGAGEPLEQLFDIQQEIYCNWRLNDEDEEPLPRGNGIPGQQDIKSSREKRKSSKNNNSTKEVNGSGIQGVDRYEENGSMTGSRKKKKSEKNGDLNNSRTKKQNWKHRQSYNSSRNSHYGSRS